A segment of the Trifolium pratense cultivar HEN17-A07 linkage group LG7, ARS_RC_1.1, whole genome shotgun sequence genome:
TTAATGTGAACAAAGATTATTCCACGTCTCAAGAGAATGACGAGTTACTTGAATTGGTCTTGAAGTACCATAATTTAATTAGTTCAATTGAGGACACTATTCCATGTTACAGATTTGCATGTAGTGGTATTTTATCATTGTCAATATCAACAAAATCAAAGATATTGGAACAAAGTTAAGTATATAATTTGTACCTTAgagatacaacaatatcatccaattATGTGGAAGatttagcactacatcaaggaagTTCGGAATGTGGTTTTGTTAAAGTTTATGATGctacacatacaagaaatttgaagaaaatagtATCGCATCTACAACTAATTCAAAGAAGAGTatattaaagaagaagaagaagaatcagaACTTTTACAAAGTCATTGTCAAGTAAAGCTTCTGATCAATTATATAGAAGATTAATCGTTCTTATTCGTCTTAGATATAATTGTCTTCAtcatgagggggagatataattgtgttctgcactctttttcccttaaccatggttttgtcccattgggttttcctggtaaggtttttaacgaggcagattcaaacacaaaggatgatgtactctttttccttcactagaattttttcccactgggtttttttagtaaaagttttaatgaggcatatcctgGATgaacatccaagggggagtgttatgaatattattagtggatgtccatATAGGTCCAACTCATGTAATTGGTCCACTATGTTTGCCTATATATTAATACCTTGTATCATTCTATTGTAACCCTAATCCTAATACAGACTATTGCTTCTCTCTCTTGctcatctttatcactcttatttacataagtttataacactatactatatataaagagaatacaaattttttatttgaacttttcataataccaacaatatccttaattttttttagcaacaatttttttttgatgcacaaattttttttattaactcaCTATAACAtaatacacattttttttagtttaatttgtatgtactatcggtgtaaagattttacacatgcatcatatGATATGTtgccacattatttaatgaatgtgacatatcatgagtttttaaacacaatacatgatgtgttgatatattattgaacgcaggtaaaacaaaaacttaaactatcgatgcatataaattaatttttttttttacaacaaaaatgttttattaacaaactcaccataatataaagcatatatttttttaacgcGTTTGCCTAGTCCGctagtttaaaataataataaaaaaaaagaattgttttttttattacaaaaaaataaaaaatcaaatcaaacttAAATTTAAAACCAAATCCTCTTCTATAAACCACAAGCACACGATATACAATGCAGGTTCTTGGATCTCCTTCAATTCATTAAATTGAGCATCTATCTGTTTTTTCCGCCGCCATTCATATGAATCGTGAAAACTGAAAAGGCAGATCAATCGCAAATTTTCACACAAAAATGGAAGACACAAAACGAGGAAAAGCAGATGAAGAAGAAAACGCAGACAGAATCAGCAATCTACCGGACTTTGTACTGAGCCACATCCTCTCATTCCTCCCTATCAAAACCGCCGTTTCCACAAGCCTTCTTTCTCCCAGATGGCGCCACATTTGGAAGAAACATCTCTCAGTTCTCGACTTCTCTGACGACTTTTTCCAACCGAACGACGACCGTTTAGAACTCTTCAAAACCTTAGCGGTTTTTGTAAACGGCGTCTTCACTCTCCGCAAACCTTGCGAAGTTCGTAAGATGCGTCTCTCATGTACCCATTCTCTCGTCGACCACAAGGTTTGTACCTATTCTGTCAATACGTGGGTCCACTCCGTCATTGGGCCCCACCTCAAGGAACTCGACCTCACTCTCTATTCCAACGACGACGACGACGGAGGATATTGCTTCGAGCCTCCCATCAGCCTCTCTGCTTGCATTAATATAGTTTCCCTCAGGCAAGCAAGAacgtttcttttttatttttattttttgttattatttctgGCTgggtatatttatttatttatttattgagtaAGTAGTCTCTGAAATTGTAGGATTGCATCAACCTAGTCTTCTGCactaaaaatatttgtaaatgATATCTGAAATTGGAAAATGTTAATCCTGTTTGTCTTTGTCAATGATATCTGAAACTGGAGAATGTCAATCCTGTTCGTTTCTATTagttggattgatttatttttgagcttatgcaaatataATTCATAAACCTGCttaatagtttatgaaaaaacaacttatgaagaTACGATTTTAGCTAATgataacttatgaattaacataaaagcttgtttatttgacattttttggaCTACTATGACAGTAAGTGAATTTGATAATAGATTTTACAGTTGTAGAATTATTTTGGGATTATTATTGATAATGGGGAGGAGTGGACTAAAGAATTACTTGTTTCCTAGACTCCTAGCAAAATCTGCAGAGTGAGAGTTAAACATATGATTATGGTAATGCAGTCACCTTTGTTTGTGTAACAGAATGCAGCCACCTTTATTTTTTACTTGTTCTTAATAATATGATGTGACGCTAACATTTAACAATTAACATGTAGTTCAGTCTCAACGGTGCAGTATATTTTAACTTGAAACGAGCTAAGGCGATTCGTTTACCATCACTAAAGAAGCTACAACTTCACATCGGTTATGTGGAAGTGTCTCCCATGAATGCCCTCCTCTCTGGCTGTCCTAACCTAGAAACTCTCGATCTTTGCTTTTATGCTGAGGACAGCGGCGGTATAATTCGTGTGCCACCTTCATTGAAGTGGTTGAAAATCATCATTAACAATTCAGACGCCGGGGCTTCCCTTGAAATTGATGTGCCTGTTCTTGAGTACCTCTGCATTGCAAATATCACAATCACTGATGCCAACAATTTGCAAAACGTGGTGGAAGCGTCTGTTGATGTTTTTCCTTCCTCGGCTGCTTCTGCCTTCACTTTTCTCAAGGTCCTCAGCGCTCTCACTGGAATAAAACATCTAGTGTTGAGTCGTTCAACAACAAAGGTATAATTTTATTATCATGGTTTATAATATATAGCTATGATGTTAATAGCGGTGCTATAGCGCACTATAGCGGGATAGCCGTAGCGGCAGACCCCCTCCTCGCTATGCTACAGGTCTGCTTTCCGCTATTTAGAGAAGCGGAAATAGCGGCCGCTATTTGCAGGTGAATAGCATATTTCACTTATCAAATACTAGTACTTACTTGCACATATATACAAGTCTTATAATCCAATCACTCCGCATGATATTCATAATATCACGCTAACAATAATCCTTAGATAACAGTGTCAAAGATATGTACATATCACACATAGATAAGCTTTGTAATCACAACCTAAATTTAGTGATATGATTGGATATATAACAAAGACAAATATAGGTAATTATGGTACAATATTTTCatcacccccccccccccctaaaGCTGGTGGATGCCCAATTTTCTTATTAGAGGCTAGATTTGCTTTCTACTGAGGGCTATAATGAATATGTCAGCGAGATGAGTCCCAGTAGGTACAAGTTTTGTTTTTCAGCCTATATCTAAATAAAATCATTCTGTATGGTACACACATCTTGGTTGGAAGTAGTAAAAGTTTAGAAGTCTCATCAATCCACGTACATAGTTTTGGATTATAAGTAACTCAAAAGATTGTTCTCAAATCCTTCAAATGAATTAAAAGGAAATCTTTAACCTTTCAAAATCCTTCTAATGAAAGTAAGTATGAAGGTAAAGCTTGAATTGGTGAATGGTCCTAGAACCACTGCCTGAAATAATAAGATCATCTAGAATGGATGAactttctcttcttctcttcatTTTTGAATTTGGAATACTGCAATTGCACCCCCCACATTAAGTAACACTATGAGACGTGCTCATAATTTCTTGACTCATCCCAAAGTGTTTTAGTTTCCCTTAGAATGCAAACATGGTCATTCCTGCTGCTTGCACTTTGCCAATTTTGCTTTCAGTTGTTGAATTGAATCCTTGGACCATTCACATGCAAGTCACAGTTGAACGCAAAGTGGTTTTGATGATATCCATTACACAAGCATGGACTTAATCGTCTACCAGATCTCTGTTGCGTTCAAACCACACAGTGTGATGGAGATTTCTTGGCTAAATGGATCTTGACTCTTGTTTTTTGACTTATCAGTGTGAAGTTTCTCCATACTAAAATATAAGTGACTAATGTATTTCACTGATCAAATACGTTCACATGTATACAAGTCTTAGAATCAATCACTCCACACAATTCTCATAATATCACACTAACAACAATCCCAAGTTAGAAGCGTCAAAGATATAAACATATCATATATAGATCAGCTTTCTAACCATTGCATAATATATTTAGTGTTATGATTTTGATATAACAAAGAAATTATGGTATAGTATCGTCATTATTTAGTTTTATACTAGCTAACATGACATCATTACTGCTTGTTGTGTACAAACAGTGGCTACTGGGTGGCCCCACTGATCTACACTTTCCAGAATTTCGCCATTTACTTCATCTAGAGCTCATTCTTCCATGGTTCAACTCGTATTCTCTGCTGAGCCTGCTTCAGACATGCCATCTGCTTCAAGTTCTCATAATTCAAAACGACAAGGTTTGTTGACTTCTTAAGT
Coding sequences within it:
- the LOC123898639 gene encoding F-box/FBD/LRR-repeat protein At4g26340-like; this translates as MEDTKRGKADEEENADRISNLPDFVLSHILSFLPIKTAVSTSLLSPRWRHIWKKHLSVLDFSDDFFQPNDDRLELFKTLAVFVNGVFTLRKPCEVRKMRLSCTHSLVDHKVCTYSVNTWVHSVIGPHLKELDLTLYSNDDDDGGYCFEPPISLSACINIVSLSLNGAVYFNLKRAKAIRLPSLKKLQLHIGYVEVSPMNALLSGCPNLETLDLCFYAEDSGGIIRVPPSLKWLKIIINNSDAGASLEIDVPVLEYLCIANITITDANNLQNVVEASVDVFPSSAASAFTFLKVLSALTGIKHLVLSRSTTKWLLGGPTDLHFPEFRHLLHLELILPWFNSYSLLSLLQTCHLLQVLIIQNDKDQSPLPICATQPSVPSCLVSHLASIELKGYRGFPDELLFAEYVLQKGLVLKTMIIVDISVDPNKKFDTLRRLSNVPRASANCQLTFD